The Nicotiana tomentosiformis chromosome 2, ASM39032v3, whole genome shotgun sequence genome includes the window ACTATGGAGGGGTGCGTTTACTTATGGCTATTTGTAAAATATTTCACAAGTATTGCAAGGAGAACAATGTTACCTTACATGATGGAAATTTCACTCTCTCGTATGAAACTAACATTCCCCGCCAGGTAGATCTTAACATTGCAAGGTTTACATTCCTTTGGATGTTTCCAATTTTGGTTTCGTGTCACACTAATTATTGGTAAACTTAAAACTTTTTGCTAGTTTATATTGTGAAACATTGTTTCAGATTTTCTCCTTATAGCGAGAATATCAAGGTAAAAATCAAGTAGAGATATGTGAAAGTTTGGATTTAAGGCAAAAATATTATGTCTAGAATAGATAATTAGTTGCAAGCACCTAGGTTGTTCTTGCTTGGTATTAAGAGTCAAGGGTTTTTCCTTATTTGCACGAGTAGTTGTGTTATTCCTTGCATTATGGATTCGGAAGTCATCACATTTTATGAAAAGTGAATATGGTCTCAATGTTGAGATTTCAGCCCAACATTTTGAAAGTGATTATAGTGTTCCCCACCTTAATGTAGTAGGCAAAATAAGTCGAGTTGAgctgaaaaataatatattttcaagtGATTTGTTTTTACAATCTAAACAAAGTTCAAATGAGCAGTGAGCTTGTCAATTGAGCTCAAACGGCTCTGTTGTTCTCTGTATATTCCAAATCGTCTATCCAATTGACGTTGAGCTAGCCTGATAATTATACTGAAGACTGAAAGTCTGTTCAAGCTTTAACTGATTGTTTAATCTCAAAGAAACTTCAACCGGGTCAATCTGCTAATTGTCGAGCAGCTCAGCCTCCATGCTTCAAAAGTTTTGTGGTGGTGTCACTATCCATCTCGCATATAGTTTAGCTCGAGTTTCCAGCCACTCAGTTTAAAATACAAGAGGGAACAACTTTAATTTAGAGTGTAGTTACTTCTATTTATATTGTCTCATTGTTTACATGTGCCTTAACTAGTAGGTTTACAGTTTACCTAAAATAACTAAGTTGACTAAAAATTTATACCTTGGACATAGCCCTATGCATAAAACTACGCATAGTACCTTCTGGTttaagatatgcaaataaattaaaaaatagcaGGCATGCTGTTTCAATCATAACTAAAAGGTACATCAGACTACTTAAATGATCATGATCTGGATATGTCATTGCTATTGATCATAACATAGAAGATTTAATCTATCTCATGTTGAAATGGTTGATTGATACATCAAATACTTTCCACATCTCAGACAGGGCTTTCAGGTTCCAGTGCAATTGTTAGTGCTGCACTGAGTTGCCTTCTTGACTTTTACAAAGTCAGACATCTAATCAAAGTTGAGGTAAGGCCGAACCTTGTCCTTAATGCAGAGAAGGAACTTGGAATTGTTGCGGGTCTTCAAGATAGAGTGGCACAGGTGTACGGAGGCCTTGTATACATGGTGCGCATCAGTGTTATACTTTTTATTACAAGTTAGTAGCAGCGTGATATTTGGCAGCACTAAGCTTGCCACAGTTGTAGAGTTGATTTTATATTccctttttacttttattttacaGGACTTTGGCAAGAATCACATGGATGAATTGGGTCATGGTATATATACACCCATGGATGTTGATCTTCTCCCACCTCTTTATCTGATCTATGCAGAAAATCCCAGTGATTCTGGAAAGGTGAGTATTTAATGTGCAGGATATGTAGTGTGGAAAATCTTTCTGGTGTCTGGTTCAAAGATTCTTTGGACCAAGTGACTGAGTTTTGATTGGATATGTTGTTTGCTTAGCCATGCAATGGGTTAAAATTTACATTTTGGTTTTCATTTTACACAAAGAAGTTAGTGAAAAGAATTAGAGGAGTATCAATGTGGGATTGTAGTCCATGAAGGAGGCACTTTAGTTTCAGCATCCTTTAACTGGTTAACCTTTTATATTTTCCATTAATTTCTTAATATTTCTCCcgacaatggaagagataatggTTGTGGCAGGTTTTTAAGGAAACATGAATATCAGTGTCCGGATTAACTTTTGCCCTTTCTTTGTGACTAAGAATTACTTTGATGTAGTAGTTACAAAATACTAGATGATACTTATTTCAAATACAGGTACATAGTACAGTACGTCAGAGATGGTTAGATGGTGATGAATTCATAAGATCAACCATGGAAGAGGTTGCAAACATAGCTGTGGAGGGACGGAAAACACTTCTTGAGAAGGACTACATTAAGTTGGCGGCCCTCATGAATCATAATTTTGATCTGAGAAGGTAAAACATATGACAACCTGCTTAGATTGATCAGAGATTCAGAAGACATTTGTTAATATCTTGTCTGTGCTTAGTGGCATCGCAGAACCTGTTTCAGTAGTGTCTTGTCCAACTcattttcatattattatttgtaCAAATTTTTTGTCTGGCACAGTGCTCTTTACATTCCTTTCCTGGTTATACTTGGTATTTAAACTAGCAAATGGACTGCCTTTGACCATCTAAAATTTTGGTTCTGGACAAAGAATAAATCCAAGTGTTTCATATGGCCTTTTGCATCTTATTTTCATAGTTTTGATGTACTCAAATATTACTCGATTTGTTATACATAAGCTGGTGATATGATATGCATATCAAATGCTAAAATTTTGTGGGTGGACTATGCAGGCGTATGTTTGGAGATGATGCCCTTGGAGCTATGAATATAGAGATGGTTGAAATTGCTCGAAGGGTAGGTGCTGCTTCCAAGTTCACAGGAAGTGGCGGGGCTGTGGTTGTGTTTTGTCCGGACGGACATTCACAAGTGAAGCAGCTGGAGGATGCATGCCACAGTGCTGGTTTCTCTTTCCAGCCAATTAAagttatgccttcatttcttaaTGACATTGATTGTCAAACTCTGGGATCAAAATGAAAACCATGACTTGCTTGCCAAATATGGAGCCCTCTGCATTCTTTACTCTTTTCACCTTATTATTAGTCTATGCTAAGCTTATCAGGAAGTATGTACCATCGCCCTTTTTAATTTGTTCCGAATAATGATCATGAGAATTACACATCTCTTCATGCAACTTGAGCAGTCAAATCCTTTTAAAAGCATACTGATCTCAATCTTCTATCGGTTTTGGGAATGTGCTTGCTATCCTTAAGTTGCAAACTATCCTCTGCCTCCCCAACACAAAGAGAAACTATGTTGTCCCGATTAGTCTAGATTTGCGCCGCGTTGGACCAATTGGAGGGGAGCTACATATCAGTAGTTTCCTCTTTAATGGTCTTACACATTGCTAAACTGGATTTATCAGACCAGATAGTATTATACCAAAAAATTTGGTTTTCTTGAATCTTAGGCCATAAATATTTTTTGGTATGAACTATAGTTATGTATATATAGGTAGATAGTAAATTTAAACGCAACAATTCAGTAAAAGGATTAAAGAAACATATAAGACGGATTTTTTTCTTCAGACACCTCCAAACTCCAAAGATGGAAGCATGCGCAGTGGATTTTCTTATTGCATGATTGAACCATTTCATATTAGTTAGATATGTACTAGATCTACAATGTTCTTTGACTTTCTTTTGCACTAGGAAGTCATTGTAATAGAAAAAGAATATTCGAATGAAAATTTAATAAGGATTAGTTACTGATATGGTAACTCCAGTGTGGAGTGTCTTATCAAACTCTCTCCCTTCTCCTTTTCTTATCATGGGCTTCTCCAAGAAAAAAACAATACTTAGAAGTTTAACTATTATTTCTGAATAGTTTTTTTAAACTAAGATTAGGCTCCATAAGATGTAAAATATACTTGTAGCATACTGGCTTCAACTCTCTTTTTTTTGCAAAACATCCATTTAAAGATTTACTTCTCTGGTGTGCTAGCTGACTTGTTTTTTCTTATCCAACTCCAACTGCATGACTATACTATATACATATCTATTTAACACAATAGAGACTCCCTTGCGTAATTTTGTTTCTGAACCTTTTATTCCTGTTCATTTCCAACAGCATAACCTGAAATTCTCAACTACCTATTTATTAAAAAGAAAGCAAAATTAAGCATTAAATTAAATGATCGTAAACTCAAGggggaaaaaaaaaactaactgcCATTCATGATACAAATTATTAGTATCAACTAAATTTTCAATTCAATCTCGAGGAGCAATAATAATCAGAGACTAATCTAGGGCCGGTTCTATGGTTCAACTGAACACATTTCTTTCGGCTCAAATACCACATGCAATGCGAAAAAACTTAAAAATTATACATATAATGAGATTTTACGCTCATTTTGAACCTAGGAACTCTAAATCCTGGATTTGCTTTTGACGATTAGCAGTTGTCCATCCCATCTCAAGAACAGAGAAAATATTTGAGTTTGCTTTCAAGTAATAATGTAACAAAAGTATAAAATTCATATAGATCATTTCCATCATCACCCTTCCTTGCCATTCTAGGAACTTAGAATTCTATTGAGATGTAACCAAAAGGTCTCTTAATATTGTATTCACTACAAATCTACAGTATTAATAATCACTGAGCCATAACCTGCAATAACAT containing:
- the LOC104113784 gene encoding glucuronokinase 1-like; the encoded protein is MEIASEKQSAVIEHKSYARVGLLGNPSDVYFGNTISFSLGNFWASVRLEPSTDLVIVPHPSHDLVQFNSISHLVNRLQNEGYYGGVRLLMAICKIFHKYCKENNVTLHDGNFTLSYETNIPRQTGLSGSSAIVSAALSCLLDFYKVRHLIKVEVRPNLVLNAEKELGIVAGLQDRVAQVYGGLVYMDFGKNHMDELGHGIYTPMDVDLLPPLYLIYAENPSDSGKVHSTVRQRWLDGDEFIRSTMEEVANIAVEGRKTLLEKDYIKLAALMNHNFDLRRRMFGDDALGAMNIEMVEIARRVGAASKFTGSGGAVVVFCPDGHSQVKQLEDACHSAGFSFQPIKVMPSFLNDIDCQTLGSK